From the genome of Podarcis muralis chromosome 3, rPodMur119.hap1.1, whole genome shotgun sequence:
GATAGCTTCATCTAAAATGTTTATGTTAAGGGTAAAGTTATTCTGAATCCGTGGATTTATTGTCAAACTCTTAGCTGCAGGTAACTTGACACACTGTTCAGCAATAAGCCACTTTGTTCTGTGGCCtgtccttcgaagacagaggtcctctggctgggtcgggatggtatgggggatgagggaccaattcccttctcttgcgggggcccaattagggccattgccttccattaagagtttgggtgtaatccttgacgcctccctttctatggaggcgcaggttacagcaacagccaaggcgacatttttccaccttcgctgcatcaagcagttggtcccttacctttcctgccccgacctggccacagtgatccatgcgacggtcacctccaggcttgactactgtaatttgctctacgtggggctgcccttgaagctgtcccagaaactccagctggtgcagaatgctgcagcgaggctcctcacggggtctctgccatgggagctgcactggctcccggtggagtacagggtcagatttaaggtgctggttttgacctttaaagcccttcgcggcctaggaccctcgtacctacgggaccacctctcccggtatgccccacggaggaccttaaggtccataaatagcaacaccctagaggtcccgggccctaaggaagttagattagcctcggctagagccagggctttttcaacactggctccggcctgatggaacgctctgtctcatgagaccagggccctttgGCTtcgagtcaatttgattccctccccctctttcttttttcctttctcctcctgtgatgaggctgcattttaatgttttaatgttgtattttaatcttgtttttaagttgtattcattcaacttgtttttattattgcttgttagccgccctgagcccagccttggctgaggagggcggggtataaataaaatttattattattattattaaaaacacatagcAGTGAAACTTTCTCGAGAGTATCTGAAATTGGTTTCTCAACTTcctcatatatatgtatatttaaaatCTGTGTTTCCCTTCTATAGTATGTCCTGCCAACCTATGAAATGGCTGTAAAGATGCCAGAGAAGGAACCTCCACCTCCTTACATACCTGCCTGAAGAAAACTGAAAACTTGTGGTTGAACACCCGTACCAGCTTCACTTTTTTATATTGCCAGACTGCTTTAATATTCAGGGCTTTAGGTGCAAAGCTACATGGTTGAGAGGCATTTGATATAACCTTACTAAAATCCATATGAAAATCATCCCTTTGCCAGTAGTTTTTAATTTCATTGATCATTTTACAGTTATGCCTTAGGGTTTAATTCTGCAAGTACCTCTATATTTGTATATAACTTCATTCATATGCATTTAcattttcatttaatttgatAAATAAGGATTAGTATCGGACGTAGGTGTTCACATGATCAGGCATTTTACAAATACGGATTAGTTCTGAAGGACAATCTGATCAGTTGGCAAGATAACAgcttgtgtttttcttcttcatttataTTGTAGTGGGAAGTTCAGATGTGgtatatgatatatatatatatatatacacacatgcatatgtatatatatatatttacttgcactttctcTTACCTTTCTTTATTGTTATTCAATGCCTTGAAACAGTATGTTCAGGAAGCCTAAAGCTGGCACTAATTTGAAGTTTTTCCTATATGCTGTGAATGCAGCAAAAGTGCAGCAAGAAATTACATTTGTGTCAGTTGCATGCTTCCAATCTGTGTGCATTTCCATCTTTGTTTATAAATGATGTTTAATAAAatcttgttaaaaaaataatccattgGTGTATGATTTCATTCGTTGTGTTCATTAAAATaattcttggggttttttttgtctgCTAAAATAAAACTCATACTTTGAAATCAGTCCTGCAGCTTCAAGCAAAAACAATTAATTACCAGAGAATATACATTCATTTTTCATTGTGCTGGTATAAGAAATTGCTTTCATATCTCTCTTCTTTTGTGCCAGTCATCATTGGAGCCAGGGACAAATGTTATTAACTGTGGGTTGACCTAGGAGACTGTGAGAGTTCAGTAGTATCTCATGTTCTGTTTATCTGAAGGCATAGcttggattctctctctctctctctctctctctctctctctctctctctctctgtgtgtgtgtgtgtgtgtgtgtgtgtgtgtgagagagagagagagagagagagagagagaaatagagataCCAAGGCAGTTTtaaataccatattggcccgaatataagccgcatctttaaaattcaaggggggagggagaaaaaaagacaatacctgaatataagctgctcccttaaaattccgcaggcactcacacccattctgttttactgtatgtcttgtttcagcagcgatattgtaaaagccaatttttgtaaggtcacaaatttaagccgccctttcacagttggaatttggggggaaagtgtggcttatattcatcCCAATACGGCAATACATTTGGGTGTGGGGTGATGGCAGACGTAATATTTTGCAGAATATGCTTTAACTATGTATTAAAAACATGGACTGTTAATTTTAGCAATACTTGCTTTACACACTTTGAAGTCAAGGTGTTGGGTTTCCCTTCTCCTGGACTGAAAAAGTAAATTTTGAAATATATTCTGTCTGTGCATGTGCTTCCTATGTCTCTCTAGTCACATTAAAATTGCATATGAACTGGGATTGTGCTGGGATTGTGAGGTGGGCACCATTCTTTAAGAGGGGGGTGGGTTATAAGGACTGTCTCCTGCTTGGGTTGAATTGTTAAAAGGCATGCCTGATCTACTGGCAGATCGCagggtgttcctggtagatcttTGGCCCCTTAGTgatcccccccccggggggggggggacctaaaaCCTAAagcctaaaaaaagctcaagaactttggccaatgggtagatcatctccagttttttatactgtgagtagacaGCATACTGTGACAGTCTGTTGGGAGTTGGTCGTCCCTGCTCTAGATGTTAGGGCATGCTTGGGGAAGCACCTTCAATAGACTTGTCCACCCTTGGAGAGAGTGGGAACATGGGTAAAGACTATCTCTGAGCCTACTCCAGAGATTTTCCCCGCCCACCACCAACTGTCCTTTGGGAGAGGATCCCAGGAGAGAGCTGGGTGGCTGACAAAAGTCCATCTCAAAGCCTGGTCTGGATGGAAGGAGGGATAAGCCCAATCTTCGCTGTTATGGTCCCAATCCAACATCCCTTAGCTGCTTTGAAGAAGACcttgggaggaattcaatgttgcACTAAGGTGATCATTCCATTAAGGGAAGCATTTTGGTTTGCTAGATAGGACAACCCTACCTACCTCCCCCCTACATACTATTATGGAGGTTCTCCCAACCCCTACCCCCAAGCCAATTTCAGGAGGtctggggattggggggggggactctgttACAGAAGCCCTTATGCAGGTGATGGGACTCCTTAGCTGAATCCCATCCCCAATATAGATCTGTCTAGTGTCTAATTTGGCCCGCAGGGCATTGCagcatgtatattttattttcctaTAACCATAAAACAGGTGTGAGGTGCAGGCTGGGTATCTGAAGTTCAGATACAGAATTCTGCTATAAACATAGTTCACAGCGATCTCCCAGTCTTCAAAACAGATTCTTTTCTGTTTGTGCTATCTACTTTCAAGAAGGTGTTCAGGTTTGGTAGGTAAAAACACAGTCCTGAATATGCACATCAACTTTAACCGCAATATCTCAATCTCCATGGCAGATACCGCATAAACATTACTTTTGCAGTGTTCCccatacactttttaaaaacggGTACAAGGAGGGGTTCAGTTGGTCTTCAGATCTCAGAACTGCTGTTAAACATATTGACTCCCAGGCTGATACCTCAGTCTTCAGGGTAGATATTGCACTGTGCTGTACGTTTCATTTTTTCTGGCTTTAATTAAAAGGCTATCCAGaacagacccattaaaattaatggacatgacttagGCCCATTGATTTTAGCGTGTCTACTCTGGTTAATACGTAGTTGGCTGCAACCCTCTGATATGATGGCATAGCCCTCTGATGCTGTCATGATGGGCTCACCTCTTGAATACTTTTCTGTTCTTATGTACATACCTGTGCTTGCGAGAAGTCTGGTTATATTTTTAGGAATCAGGAGGATTTCAGCTCCATTTGTATCACTGacgtggatcctcaggatttctGAATGTGGACTATTGGTCGTCTTGGGAGTTTATACGAGGGTGGTCCATCCATGTAAACAAGCCAAGACTTGGCTCTCTGTCACTGTGCCGAGAACATGTGCAACTTCATTGCCATTATCTAAACACTGATTTGCTTGAATGTGACTTACCTATATTCAGCATGCAGCAGGCATGTTGAGTTCAGAGAAGGTATGGGAACTTTGCTAAAAGGGCCGTCGGGCAGAAGGATGCAGAAAGTCCCGGGTTCAagccctgacatctccagatCCTTGCctaaaatcttggagagctgctttaAACATTGCTTGAGTAGTTTAGACATTGCTGAGCTTAGATGTACTAGTGTTCTGGCACAATTCAAGCCAGCTCCCTAGGTTCTTCCAAAATGGTGATACTTTTTTACTTTCCAATTAGCTGATCACTTTAAATCTCTCAAGTTAGTTTGAGATGCATGTATGAGTTTTCCCAAAGATATTTGAACAGGGGGTGGTAGGGAGATAAATTCACTTTCCTGGTTGTCACCTATGAATTTAAATCGGATGCTAGTGCCAATgaattaaatacatttttttcctaCCCTGTCCTGCGTTTTTCTTGGATACTGGCTTCCCTTTGTGCCCTGATCCCCTTGCTAAGTTGAAGTTGGCCACCCCAAATCCTGACAGCTGAAGCACTTGATTGATGAAGTGAAGTACCTGGCTTTGATTTTCCCCTTCTGATGAGTCTTTAACACTGCGATTACTGAGAAGGCAACTGGGTGACTCAACGGAAGAAACTGCCTGGGAAAGGGTGGAGTGAACTGACTGTGCTTTCTCCTTGCCCGCCACACACTTGCTCTCTGGCCaggaacttaaaaaataaaatgaaacctgtCTCAAGGAAAAGCACACAGACAGTGTCGGTGAGGTAGAGGAGCTGGTGTTCAAACCAAAGCAGCTGAAATGCTCTGGCTACTCAAGACGCCTGGCGCTTGCCTTTTCTTACTACTGCCTGGAGTTTTAGGGGTCCGGTACAGGTTTCCTAAGCGCTCAGTTCGGGTAGGTTTGCGCTCCATTCCACTGCAGGGCAAGACATTTGGCGGAAAAGCTGCAGCAAGGGCTGATGAACCCTACTCCGGAGATATCAAGGGTTCTTCAACAGTCTCCTCTACAGGTAATTTAGCTTCTGTGCTATGGGCAGAGGGTCTGGCAGAGGGTGCTAAAGGTCAGGCATATTTTCTAGGTGTTGGCTATATGCTCCATGTCTTGCATTCCCAAatattcagtaaataataataataataataataataataataataataataataataggagctggacctcagtgtccgggctgaacgatgggggtggagatgctccttcaggtatactgggctgaggccgtttagggctttaaaggtcagcaccaacactgaattgtgctcggaaatgtactgggagacaatgtaggtctttcaggactggtgttatgtggtcccggcggccgctcccagtcaccagtctagctgccgcattctggattagttgtagtttctgggtcaaagatagccctacatagagcacattgcagtagtccaagcaggagataaccagaacatgcaccactctagtgagacagtctgcaggcaggtagggtctcagcctgtgtaccagatggagctggtagacagctgccctggacacagaattgacccgtgcctccatggacagctgtgagtccaaaatgactcccaggctgcgcacctggtccttcaggggcacagttaccccactcaGGACCAACACAATCTCCTTTTTTCTGGCAGGTCTGCAGGTGGGACACAAATTGTTTTGGTGTATCTTTTTTTATTGACAAGAGATGTGATGATGGCAGGCATTCTATCATAAACACTCAACAACCATATTGGATTGATGAGAATTCCTGATGATACATTGGGAAACTTTTAGGCTAGGCTTTCTCAATGCTGTAGCCGAGATGTTGTGGGCTACAGCTCTAACAAGCCCATAGCCAGCCTGACAAatgatgatggaagttgttgcCCAAAGCACCTGGAGGATACCAGGGTGCTTTAGAGAAAAGCCAAGtagtaatataaatatatatatattataaatatgCATTGAAAAATAGGTTGTTAGAACTTTTAattatgcccttgtgagttccaaaacttccctcttcccctagcatagaagaAGACCCCACATTCGTTGAGTTAAAAATTGGTTCACTTACGAACCCTTCCAAGGTCCGGTCCATGTGCTATTCCATACATCCCttggaaaagttgcacaggcagtataACTTGTCTTACttgcaaagtggtgaaagttcccaaATCAGTGGTATATAGGAGCTCAAGAGAGGCTTGTTAGACCATGCGGCTAAGCATAAGCATAATAAGGCAGGCAGGGTAGGGGTGGAGAGAGGATAGGGAATTTGAAGAAGCTGTAAAAGTTGCACAAGTGTTAAATATTCTCCCTGACTTGCTACCATGGTTGAATCTCCAGACAGGGGCTTAAACTGCAAAGAAGTTGTTGAAATATCACAAATGGGTCATTGGCGACATGTTTGTGCGTGTGTCCTGCTTTCAGATTTTCTCCAGAATTGGTAACTTCATATTAAATTGGGGTGGCAGGACATCGCAAAAAAACTTGCATGTGTGAGGAGTTCCAATCCCACAATAAGCACTTATCTGAAAACACACTATTCCAATTGTGTCAAGCCTGTTGTGATGACCATTAGTGtagaaatcatttttaaaaaaataaaaatagcactgatattCTCAATACTTTCACAGTGATAAAATCGTTAAAGTCTTGACTGCAAATCTATACTCACCTGaggggagtaagccctattaaacTCTTCTATATTCTTCTTAAATGTACTTTTGAGCAGGCCTAAAACTGCACCATTTTGTGCTACACATTACTATCCCAGGCAGGCAGATTTCTTGATTTTCCATTTGTACCACACTGGAGTCCAACTTGTAAAAGGAAAAAATCAGGAGTAGTTTGTTAAAGCCTCTTTTAAGTCCAGCCACTTAATTTGGAATATTGTGCTTCAATTGTCTTGCAGAGGGCATATGCCGGAGTCGCCCCATAGACCTTGCATTTATAATAGACAGCTCCCGCAGTGTCCGGCCTCAGGAGTTTGAAAAAGTGAAAACCTTCTTGGCCAAACTGATTGAAGCCTTGGATGTGGGGGAAAGAGCGACTCGTGTGGCGGTGGTGAACTATGCCAGTACAGTCAAGATTGAATTTAATCTTCAGAAGTACTTTGACAAAGCTTCCATGAAGAATGCCATCTATCACATCCATCCATTATCTGTGGGGACTATGACTGGCTTGGCCATCCAGACAGCCATCAACGAAGTTTTCACCAGAGACGGAGGGGCAAGGGACTCTTCCCATGACGTCCCTAAGGTGGTCATTATAGTGACCGATGGCCGACCTCAGGATCAGGTTCATGAGGTGGCTTACAAGGCTCGAGCCTCTGGAATCGAGATTTATGCCGTTGGGGTTGACCGAGCGGACATGGAGTTCTTGCGGCTGATAGTGAGTGAGCCGGTCAATGAGCACGTTTCTTATGTGGAGACCTATGGTGTGATAGAAAAGCTGGCTTCCAAATTTCGAAAAACGTTCTGTGGTAAGATAATCACTAAATGGAGATTGCACCCTTTAGTTTATGCTGCTTGGATAAGGATATacaattgtaccttggaagtcgaacagaatccattcctgaagtccgttcagcttccaaaacgtttgaaaaccattgCTTCtcactggctgcaggaagctccatcTCAGCCAGGAAATGCTTAATAAGTTATTTGACCAGAAAACATTAAATGTTTTCTGTGGCACCATCAGACATAATTTTTTCTGTACACTCCTTCCCTAGCTGTGGATGTTTGTGCCCTTGGGACCCACAATTGTGAGCAACTTTGTGTGAGTAGCGATGGCTCCTGGCACTGTGAATGCTATGAAGGGTACACCTTGAATCCGGACAAGAGAACTTGCTCAAGAAAGGAGTTGGAAGCTTCTTCAGGTAACACATTTTGTGAGATTTCTTCTGTTTTCTAAGTAATTTTCCATTTATTATTCAACTATTAATGTAATTCCTTAACATCCATCCTAGGTGGAGAGGGTTGTGTATCTGGAAGCCACGACTGTGAGCAATTGTGTGTGAGTACAGACGGTTCCTGGCGCTGTGAGTGCTATGAAGAGTACACCTTGAATCCAGACAGGAGAACTTGCTCAAGGAAGGAGTTGGAGGCTCCCTCAGGTAACAGATTTTATGAGATtaggatttttattgatttattatttagTTATTAAAGTAGTTCCATAATGCCTCTCCTAGGTCGGGAGACCTGTGAGCCTGGGATCCACAATTGTGAGCAACTTTGTGTGAGTAGCGATGGCTCCTGGCACTGTGAATGTTATGAAGGGTACACCTTGAATCCGGACAAGACAACTTGCTCAAGAAAGGAGTTGGAGGCACCTTCAGGTAACATGTTTTGTGAggagatttgtttttttttaaagtaatttataATTTAGTTGTTAATGTAATGCCTTATTATCTGTCCTAGCTGGAGAAGCTTGTGCATCTGGAAGCCACGACTGTGAGCAATTGTGTGTGAGTAGTGATGGCTCCTGGCGTTGTGAATGCTATGAAGGGTACACTTTGAATGCGGACAAGAGAACTTGCTCAAGGAAGGAGCTGGAAGTTCCCTCAGGTAACACATTTTATGTTGAGATTTGGctttttttcaatttattatttcGTTATTAATGTAGTTCCTTAATGCCTCTCCTAGGTCGGGAGACCTGTGAGCCTGGGATCCACAATTGTGAGCAACTTTGTGTGAGTAGCGATGGCTCCTGGCACTGTGAATGTTATGAAGGGTACACCTTGAATCCAGACAAGAGAACTTGCTCAAGGAAAGAGTTGGAAACTTCTTCAGGTAACATATTTTGTGAGATTTCTTCTGTTTTCTAAGTAATTTATCCATTTAttattcaactacagtggtaccttgggtaagaacttaattcgttctggagctctgttcttaacctgaaactgtttttaacctgaggtacaactttagctaatggggcctcccgctgccgccgtgcgatttctgttctcattctgaagcaaaggtcttaacccgaggtactatttctgggttagcagagtctgtaacctgaagcgtatgtaacccgaggtaccactgtattaatgtaaTTCCTTAAAATCCATCCTAGGTGGAGAGGGTTGTGCATCTGGAAGCCACGACTGTGAGCAATTGTGTGTGAGTAGCGATGGCTCCTGGCGCTGTGAATGTTATGAAGGGTACACCTTGAATCCAGACAAGAGAACTTGCTCAAGGAAGGAGTTGGAGGCTCCCTCAGGTATcacatttcatgaaatttattttgttttctaagCAATTTAGCAATTTATTATTCAACTATTAATTAACTTGCTCAAGGAAGGATCTGGAGGATCCTTCAGGTAACACATGCTGAGAGAAGATTTGTTGTTTACTAATTTATTAATTAGGTATTAATGTAATTCCTTAATATATCTCCTAGGTCGGGAGACCTGCGGGCCTGGGACCCACAACTGTGAGCAGCTTTGTGTGAGTAGCGATGGCTCCTGGCACTGCGAATGCTATGAAGGGTACACACTGAATCCAGATAAGAGAACTTGCTCAAGAAAAGAGTTGGAAGCTTCTTCAGGTAACACATTTTgtgagatttattttgttttctgtgaAATTTATCCATTTAGGGTTCaactattacagtcgtaccttggaagtcaaatggaatctgttctggaagcccgttcgACTTCCAGAACGTTCAGTTCAGAAAACAAAGCATggtttcctattggctgcaggaagcttatGTAGCCAATccgaagctgcagaagccccgttggacgttcgaGTTCCagagaacgttcgcaaaccggaacactcacttccgggtttgcgctGTTTgagagccaaaacgtccaagtatcaaggcattcgggatccaaggtacaactgcaatGTAATTCCTTAACATCTGCCCTAGGTGGAGAGCGTTGTGCAtctggaagccatgactgtgagCAATTGTGTGTGAGTACAGATGGCTCCTGGCGTTGTGAATGCTATGAAGGATACATTTTGAATCCGGACAAGAGAACTTGCTCAAGGAAGGAGTTTGGGGTTCCCTCAGGTAACATATGTTTTGTGGAGATTTGGCTTTTTATCAATTTATTATTTCGTTATTAATGTAGTTCCTTAATGCCTCTCCTAGGTCGGCAGACCTGTGAGCCTGGGATCCACAATTGTGAGCAACTTTGTGTGAGTAGCGATGGCTCCTGGCGCTGTGAATGTTATGAAGGGTACACCTTGAATCCAGATAAGAGAACATGCTCATGGAAAGAATTGGAGGTTCCCTCAGGTAACATATTTTGTGagattttcttctgttttctaaGTAATTTATCCATTTATTATTCAGTTATTAATGTAAGACCTTAACATCTGCCCTAGGTGGAGAGGGTTGTGCAtctggaagccatgactgtgagCAATTGTGTGTGAGTACAGATGGCTCCTGGCGTTGTGAATGCTATGAAGGGTACACTTTGAATCCGGACAGGAGAACTTGCTCAAGGAAGGAGTTGGAGGCTCCCTCAGGTAACATGTTTTgtgagatttgttgttgttttttaaagtaatttataACTTAGTTATTAATGTAATTCCTTATTCTCTGTCCTAGCTGGAGAAGGTTGTGCAtctggaagccatgactgtgagCAATTGTGTGTGAGTAGCAATGGCTCCTGGCGCTGCGAGTGCTATGAAGGGTACACACTGAATCCAGACAGGAGAACTTGCTCAAGGAAGGAGTTGGAGGCTCCCTCAGGTATcacatttcatgaaatttattttgttttctaagCAATTCAGCAATTTATTATTCAACTATTATTTAACTTGCTCAAGAAAGGAGTTGGAAGCTTCTTCAGGTAACACATTTTGTGAGATTTCTTCTGTTTTCTGTGTAATTTTTCCATTTATTATTCAACTATTAATGTAATTCCTTAACATCCATCCTAGGTGGAGAGGGTTGTGTATCTGGAAGCCACGACTGTGAGCAATTGTGTGTGAGTACAGACGGTTCCTGGCGCTGTGAGTGCTATGAAGGGTACACACTGAATCCAGACAGGAGAACTTGCTCAAGGAAAGAGTTGGAGGCTCCCTCAGGTAACACATTTTATGAGGagatttgttgttttttaaattattacttAGTTATTGATATAGTTCCTTATCCAACCTAGGTGAAGAGAACTGTGTACCTGGAACCCACAACTGTGAGCAAATTTGTTTGAGTAGCAATGGCTCCTGGCATTGTGAGTGTTATGAAGGGTACACCTTGAATCTGGATAAAAGAACTTGCTCAAGGAAGAATCTGGAGGCTCCTTCACGTAATACATTTTCTgaggttctttttatcattttaaaaaaaaaatagtttagtGTTGAATTATTAATGTAGTTCCTTATCTGTCCTAGGTGGGGAGAGCTGTGTACCTGGGACTCACAATTGTGAGCAAATCTGTGTGAGTAGTGATGGCTCCTGGCATTGTGAGTGCTTTGAAGGCTACGTCTTGAATCAAGACAAGAGGACTTGCTCACGTAAGAATCTGGCAGCTTCATTAGCCAGCACATTTCGTGATGGGAGGTTTTGGGTTTAAAAATATTCAGCAATGTGATTTCTTATTTGCATTTGAATAATCTTATTGTTCTTCAAAACTATCTTGTAAGGTAGGTCATTACTATTTATTCCCATATTGCTGGTAAAGGAGGGCTGGTTCTGAGAGAATAGCATTCCCAAAGCTTTATTTATAGCTTGCCATGTCATGGCTAAAGTACAGTTTGAGTTGGAGAGTTCCCCATGTCTCAGGTGACAAACCTAGCTATTATGTCACATCCGCTCTCTCTAAATACGTCAAGAGGGTGATTTGAATCATTTTTCAATTAGTGTGTCTTGCTTTTCCCCCAgttacaaaagtctttataaaccaatttctctctatatatgtatatataatggtTGTACCAGGTCATGCCACTTTGAACCCCCTtgatagaaaggcaggatatggaTGTGCTAAATAAGTAAATGTGTCTTTGTGAAGACCAAGTTACACAGTATATCTCAACTCCCTCCCTAGCTAGAGAAAAGGATGTTTGCACAACTGGAGACCATGACTGCGAACAGATCTGTGTCACCAGTGGTGACTCTTGGCACTGCGACTGCTTTGAAGGGCACACCTTGAATCCGGAC
Proteins encoded in this window:
- the MATN3 gene encoding matrilin-3, with the translated sequence MLWLLKTPGACLFLLLPGVLGVRYRFPKRSVRVGLRSIPLQGKTFGGKAAARADEPYSGDIKGSSTVSSTGNLASVLWAEGLAEGAKGQAYFLGVGYMLHVLHSQIFSLQLCFNCLAEGICRSRPIDLAFIIDSSRSVRPQEFEKVKTFLAKLIEALDVGERATRVAVVNYASTVKIEFNLQKYFDKASMKNAIYHIHPLSVGTMTGLAIQTAINEVFTRDGGARDSSHDVPKVVIIVTDGRPQDQVHEVAYKARASGIEIYAVGVDRADMEFLRLIVSEPVNEHVSYVETYGVIEKLASKFRKTFCGKIITKWRLHPLVYAAWIRIYNSVDVCALGTHNCEQLCVSSDGSWHCECYEGYTLNPDKRTCSRKDSLMPLLGRETCEPGIHNCEQLCVSSDGSWHCECYEGYTLNPDKRTCSRKELETSSGRETCGPGTHNCEQLCVSSDGSWHCECYEGYTLNPDKRTCSRKEEKDVCTTGDHDCEQICVTSGDSWHCDCFEGHTLNPDKKTCSIHSSALDVCAPGTHDCQQICVPSGSSHRCECYEGFTLNADKKTCSRIARSRLPPTTTEEACKCESLAKFHKLATSYLEAISTKHILSFEIFSVVDTLLFRVLPRVANVSAKSDLQPCDMFLNG